One Prevotella intermedia ATCC 25611 = DSM 20706 DNA window includes the following coding sequences:
- a CDS encoding LptF/LptG family permease, whose amino-acid sequence MRNQFNKIINIAANKLENLKHLQLTTTAINALKWLRNHLPFLHPKYLVGLLDWYIIKKFIGTYIFSIILIISIAIIFDFNENLSKLTEYQAPWRAIIFDYYANFVPYYSNLFSPLFVFIAVIFFTSKLAGNSEIISMLAAGVSFNRLMRPYMISCVLIAGLTYYLNSFVIPHGTVIRLNFKSLYLNSKKNTAAENVQLKVAENTVAYIQNYDDKYKRGYGFSLDKFDGNKLIDHLTASEIQYDTIADAKYHWKISNWKIRKLKGLKEHITTGAEMDTVIMMEPTDLVYSKGQQETFTSPELLDYISKQTSRGSKNVVQYEVEYHKRIAMSFSSFVLTIIGLSLSSRKRKGGMGMYLGIGLALSVSYILLQTVSSTFAINANTPPILAAWIPNIIFAAIAYFCYRHAPN is encoded by the coding sequence TTGAAATGGTTAAGAAATCATCTGCCTTTTCTTCACCCAAAATATCTTGTTGGCTTATTAGATTGGTACATCATCAAGAAGTTTATAGGAACTTACATATTTTCGATAATTCTCATTATCTCTATTGCAATAATATTCGACTTTAACGAGAACTTATCGAAACTTACCGAATACCAAGCTCCGTGGCGTGCCATCATCTTCGATTACTATGCAAACTTCGTTCCATACTATTCCAATCTCTTCTCTCCCCTATTTGTTTTCATCGCCGTAATATTCTTCACATCGAAGTTAGCAGGCAACTCGGAAATCATTTCCATGCTTGCAGCGGGCGTTTCGTTTAACCGTCTGATGCGTCCCTATATGATTTCGTGTGTACTGATAGCTGGTTTAACTTACTATTTAAATAGTTTTGTTATACCACACGGAACTGTAATACGCTTAAATTTCAAGTCCCTCTATCTTAATTCCAAAAAGAATACAGCTGCCGAAAATGTGCAATTAAAGGTCGCTGAGAACACTGTGGCTTACATACAGAACTATGACGACAAATACAAACGAGGCTATGGATTTTCGTTAGACAAATTCGATGGCAACAAACTTATAGACCATTTAACAGCAAGCGAGATACAATACGATACCATTGCCGATGCAAAGTATCATTGGAAAATATCGAATTGGAAAATCAGAAAGCTGAAAGGGCTGAAAGAACACATTACAACAGGGGCTGAAATGGACACCGTTATAATGATGGAACCTACCGATTTGGTTTATTCAAAAGGGCAACAAGAAACATTTACATCGCCCGAATTGCTTGACTACATTTCCAAACAAACCAGTAGAGGCTCTAAAAATGTAGTACAATACGAGGTAGAATACCACAAGCGCATAGCAATGTCGTTCTCATCGTTCGTTCTAACCATTATAGGTTTATCGCTATCATCGCGCAAACGAAAAGGTGGAATGGGAATGTATCTTGGCATTGGTCTTGCATTAAGTGTGAGTTACATTCTTTTGCAAACCGTTTCGTCCACTTTTGCCATCAACGCAAACACCCCACCTATATTGGCAGCGTGGATTCCAAATATAATTTTTGCAGCGATAGCATACTTCTGCTACCGCCACGCACCTAATTAA
- a CDS encoding DEAD/DEAH box helicase, with translation MDFESLDLNDDILDALYDMRFEQCTPVQEKCIPEILKGKDILGVAQTGTGKTAAYLLPVLSKLADGGYPEDAINCLIMSPTRELAQQIDQAFQGFSYYLNGVSCVAVYGGNDGNRYDQEIKSLSLGADVIIATPGRFISHISLGNVDLSKLSFFILDEADRMLDMGFADDILTIQKKLPKTCQTIMFSATMPQKIEELAQTLLNNPSVIKLAVSKPAEKICQIAYVCHETQKMEIVKDIFKSGNLQRVIIFSGSKQKVKQIALSLNQKKINCGQMHSDLDQVQRDEMMFKFKSGQIDVLVATDILARGIDIDDITMVINYDVPHDAEDYVHRIGRTARADRDGVAITFVSEDDIYYFQQIEKFLDKEVEKVPLPEGMGEAPEYKSTGKPRRSTSAKARRRKDRDQQSHKDKKTRNNKKSNRQQPANKDFADKEPKNTTAQGSEEKKQDREKSSKNNRRNRKPSATEIEDKQNRGQNKKAEETNKADQKQRNNRNAKSTSGKKEGNEQQRKNANQTAEAKSTKSNKKRNKKKQRPIEENKPRKSTKYDIKDNMSAARNSESGLKSLIKKPLKWLSKFGKK, from the coding sequence ATGGATTTTGAAAGTTTAGATTTAAATGACGATATACTCGATGCGCTTTACGATATGCGCTTCGAGCAATGCACACCTGTTCAGGAAAAATGTATTCCAGAAATATTAAAAGGTAAAGATATTTTGGGAGTAGCGCAAACAGGAACAGGCAAAACTGCCGCATACTTGCTTCCCGTACTCTCGAAACTTGCCGATGGAGGCTATCCTGAAGATGCTATAAACTGTTTGATTATGTCGCCAACCCGCGAATTAGCCCAGCAAATAGACCAAGCTTTCCAAGGCTTTTCATACTATCTGAATGGTGTTTCGTGCGTTGCTGTTTATGGTGGAAACGACGGAAACCGCTACGATCAAGAGATTAAAAGCCTGTCGTTGGGTGCTGATGTGATTATCGCTACCCCAGGACGCTTCATCTCACACATATCTTTAGGAAATGTAGACCTTTCCAAACTCAGTTTCTTCATACTCGATGAGGCAGACAGAATGTTGGATATGGGATTCGCAGACGATATTCTAACCATTCAGAAAAAACTTCCTAAAACCTGCCAGACTATCATGTTCTCGGCAACAATGCCGCAGAAGATAGAAGAGCTTGCACAGACTTTGCTCAACAATCCTTCTGTCATTAAGCTTGCAGTCAGCAAGCCTGCCGAGAAAATATGCCAAATAGCATACGTCTGCCACGAGACCCAGAAGATGGAAATCGTGAAAGACATCTTCAAGTCGGGCAATCTTCAACGTGTCATAATCTTCTCTGGCTCAAAGCAAAAAGTAAAGCAAATAGCTTTATCGCTCAATCAGAAGAAGATAAATTGTGGCCAGATGCACTCCGATTTAGACCAAGTGCAACGCGACGAAATGATGTTCAAGTTCAAGAGCGGACAGATTGATGTGCTTGTAGCTACCGATATTTTGGCAAGAGGAATTGACATTGACGATATTACAATGGTTATCAACTACGACGTGCCACACGATGCAGAAGATTATGTACACCGAATTGGACGTACAGCACGTGCTGACCGCGACGGAGTAGCTATAACCTTCGTAAGCGAAGACGACATTTACTACTTCCAGCAAATAGAGAAATTCTTGGATAAAGAAGTAGAAAAAGTTCCATTGCCAGAGGGAATGGGCGAAGCTCCCGAGTATAAAAGTACAGGAAAACCAAGAAGAAGCACAAGTGCAAAAGCACGTCGCAGAAAAGACCGCGACCAGCAAAGCCATAAAGACAAGAAGACTCGCAACAACAAAAAGAGCAATCGCCAACAGCCTGCTAACAAGGACTTTGCAGACAAAGAGCCTAAAAACACCACTGCACAGGGCAGCGAAGAGAAAAAGCAGGATAGGGAAAAGTCAAGCAAAAACAACCGTCGCAACAGAAAGCCTTCTGCAACTGAAATAGAAGACAAACAAAACAGAGGTCAGAATAAGAAGGCGGAAGAAACCAACAAGGCTGACCAAAAGCAAAGAAACAACAGGAACGCCAAGTCTACAAGTGGCAAAAAGGAGGGAAATGAGCAGCAGCGCAAGAACGCAAATCAAACTGCCGAAGCCAAATCCACTAAGTCCAATAAAAAAAGAAATAAGAAAAAGCAACGCCCAATAGAGGAAAACAAACCTCGAAAGAGCACAAAATACGATATTAAAGACAATATGTCGGCAGCAAGAAATTCAGAAAGCGGACTTAAATCGTTAATAAAGAAACCTTTAAAATGGTTGAGCAAGTTCGGTAAAAAGTAA